A region from the Canis aureus isolate CA01 chromosome 10, VMU_Caureus_v.1.0, whole genome shotgun sequence genome encodes:
- the FBXW2 gene encoding F-box/WD repeat-containing protein 2 isoform X1: MERKDFETWLDNISVTFLSLTDLQKNETLDHLISLSGAVQLRHLSNNLETLLKRDFLKLLPLELSFYLLKWLDPQTLLTCCLVSKQWNKVISACTEVWQTACKNLGWQIDDSVQDALHWKKVYLKAILRMKQLEDHEAFETSSLIGHSARVYALYYKDGLLCTGSDDLSAKLWDVSTGQCVYGIQTHTCAAVKFDEQKLVTGSFDNTVACWEWSSGARTQHFRGHTGAVFSVDYNDELDILVSGSADFTVKVWALSAGTCLNTLTGHTEWVTKVVLQKCKVKSLLHSPGDYILLSADKYEIKIWPIGREINCKCLKTLSVSEDRSICLQPRLHFDGKYIVCSSALGLYQWDFASYDILRVIKTPEIANLALLGFGDIFALLFDNRYLYIMDLRTESLISRWPLPEYRKSKRGSSFLAGEASWLNGLDGHNDTGLVFATSMPDHSIHLVLWKEHG; the protein is encoded by the exons ATGGAGAGAAAGGACTTTGAGACATGGCTTGATAACATTTCTGttacatttctttctctgacggacttgcagaaaaatgaaactctgGATCACCTGATTAGTCTGAGTGGGGCAGTCCAGCTCAGGCATCTCTCCAATAACCTGGAGACTCTCCTCAAGCGGGACTTCCTCAAACTCCTTCCCCTGGAGCtcagtttttatttgttaaaatggcTCGATCCTCAGACTTTACTCACTTGCTGCCTCGTCTCTAAACAGTGGAATAAGGTGATAAGTGCCTGTACAGAGGTGTGGCAGACTGCGTGTAAAAATTTGGGCTGGCAGATAGATGATTCTGTTCAGGACGCTTTGCACTGGAAGAAGGTTTATTTGAAGGCTATTTTGAGAATGAAGCAACTGGAGGACCATGAAGCCTTTGAGACCTCATCATTAATTGGACACAGTGCCAGAGTGTATGCACTTTACTATAAAGATGGACTTCTCTGTACAG GGTCAGATGACTTGTCTGCAAAACTGTGGGATGTGAGCACAGGGCAGTGCGTCTATGGCATCCAGACCCACACTTGTGCAGCAGTGAAATTTGATGAGCAGAAGCTTGTGACAGGCTCCTTTGACAACACTGTGGCCTGCTGGGAATGGAGTTCCGGAGCCAGGACCCAGCACTTCCGGGGGCACACAGGGGCGG TGTTTAGCGTTGACTACAATGATGAACTGGATATCTTGGTGAGTGGCTCTGCAGACTTCACTGTGAAAGTATGGGCTTTATCTGCTGGGACGTGCCTGAACACACTCACCGGGCACACGGAATGGGTCACCAAG GTGGTTTTGCAAAAGTGTAAAGTCAAGTCCCTTTTGCACAGCCCTGGAGACTACATACTCTTAAGTGCAGACAAATATGAGATCAAG ATTTGGCCAATTGGGAGAGAAATCAACTGCAAGTGTTTAAAGACATTGTCAGTCTCTGAGGATAGGAGTATCTGCCTGCAGCCAAGGCTTCATTTTGATGGCAAGTACATCGTCTGTAGTTCGGCACTGGGTCTCTACCAGTGGGACTTTGCCAGTTATGATATTCTCAG GGTCATCAAGACTCCTGAGATAGCAAACTTGGCCTTGCTTGGCTTTGGAGATATCTTTGCCCTGCTGTTTGACAACCGCTACCTGTACATCATGGACTTGCGGACCGAGAGCCTGATTAGCCGCTGGCCCCTGCCAGAGTACCGGAAATCAAAGAGAGGCTCGAGCTTCCTGGCGGGCGAAGCGTCCTGGCTCAATGGACTGGATGGGCACAATGACACGGGCCTGGTCTTCGCCACCAGCATGCCCGACCACAGTATTCATCTGGTGTTGTGGAAGGAGCACGGCTGA